In the Argonema galeatum A003/A1 genome, one interval contains:
- the glnA gene encoding type I glutamate--ammonia ligase: protein MAQTPQDVLNWIQQEDIQIIDLKFIDMPGIWQHCSFHRSQIDESSFLDGVAFDGSSIRGWKAINESDMMMVPDPTTAWIDPFMKEKTLSMICSIKEPRTGQPYNRDPRTIAQKAVDYLISTGLGDVAFIGPEAEFFIFDDVRFDQTENKGYYYIDSVEGRWNSGKEEGPNLGYKPRYKEGYFPVPPTDTQQDIRTEMLLTMEKCGVPIEKHHHEVATGGQNELGIRFSTLVKAADDLMTYKYVIKNVAKKYGKTVTFMPKPLFQDNGSGMHTHQSIWKDGQPLFAGDKYAGLSQMALHYIGGLLKHAPALLAITNPTTNSYKRLVPGFEAPVNLAYSQGNRSASIRIPLSGTNPKAKRLEFRCPDATCNPYLAFAAMLCAGIDGIKNQIDPGEPLDVDIYELSPAELAKVPSTPGSLEGALEALEKDHAFLTDTGVFTEDLIQTWISYKLDKEVNPMRLRPHPYEFALYYDC from the coding sequence ATGGCCCAGACCCCGCAAGACGTATTGAATTGGATCCAGCAGGAAGACATCCAAATTATCGACCTGAAATTTATCGATATGCCAGGTATTTGGCAACACTGTTCTTTCCATCGCAGCCAAATTGACGAAAGCTCCTTCCTAGATGGCGTAGCATTCGACGGTTCCAGCATTCGGGGTTGGAAAGCCATTAACGAGTCAGACATGATGATGGTGCCAGATCCAACCACAGCTTGGATCGACCCATTCATGAAAGAAAAAACCTTGAGCATGATCTGTAGCATCAAGGAACCCCGTACCGGCCAACCTTACAACCGCGACCCCCGCACCATTGCTCAGAAAGCAGTAGACTACCTGATTTCTACCGGCCTTGGCGATGTGGCCTTTATTGGCCCAGAAGCCGAGTTCTTCATCTTTGATGATGTCCGTTTCGACCAAACCGAGAACAAAGGCTACTACTACATAGACTCAGTAGAAGGTCGTTGGAACTCCGGTAAAGAAGAAGGCCCGAACCTTGGCTACAAGCCTCGTTACAAAGAAGGTTACTTCCCGGTTCCACCCACCGACACCCAGCAAGATATCCGCACAGAAATGCTGCTAACAATGGAAAAGTGCGGCGTACCAATTGAAAAGCATCACCACGAAGTAGCCACTGGCGGTCAAAACGAACTGGGAATTCGCTTCTCAACCTTAGTAAAAGCGGCTGACGACTTGATGACTTACAAATATGTCATCAAGAACGTTGCCAAGAAATATGGCAAGACAGTCACATTCATGCCGAAACCGCTGTTTCAGGACAACGGTTCCGGGATGCACACCCACCAATCCATTTGGAAAGACGGACAGCCCCTGTTTGCAGGCGATAAATACGCTGGCTTGAGCCAAATGGCGCTGCATTATATCGGTGGTTTGCTCAAGCACGCCCCAGCACTCTTGGCAATCACCAACCCCACTACCAATTCCTACAAGCGGTTGGTGCCTGGATTTGAAGCACCCGTAAACTTGGCTTATTCCCAAGGTAACCGATCCGCTTCTATCCGCATTCCCCTGTCTGGCACCAATCCCAAGGCGAAGCGCTTAGAGTTCCGCTGTCCCGATGCCACTTGTAACCCATACCTGGCGTTTGCGGCTATGCTTTGCGCCGGTATTGATGGGATCAAGAACCAAATTGACCCAGGCGAACCTCTAGATGTGGATATCTACGAACTGAGCCCAGCAGAATTGGCTAAGGTTCCTTCCACTCCTGGTTCTCTGGAAGGGGCGCTGGAGGCTTTGGAGAAAGACCACGCTTTCTTGACCGATACAGGGGTCTTCACCGAAGACTTGATTCAAACCTGGATTTCCTACAAACTCGACAAGGAAGTCAACCCGATGCGGCTACGTCCCCATCCCTACGAGTTCGCCCTCTACTACGATTGCTAA
- a CDS encoding class I SAM-dependent methyltransferase, protein MSDTLTKLAYQTFQQGKSYFGLAHKTLSSQLLNLIYPSDNQNLKPLGPEILLKLQQKLDRLLEADWQDAEQAVYPSSLLFDNAWSDFFRFYPAILLDLPQIKQRANQKRYQEFSPEIEKVGYPSYYLQNFHYQTDGYLSDMSANLYDLQVEILFNGAADAMRRRILAPLKEGLKAFSSTAPQQIRVLDVACGTGRTLKFIRGVLPQASIFGMDLSPAYLRKANQLLSENPDELPQLLQANVEELPYLDNYFHAVSSVFLFHELPAAVRQRTIEECFRVTKPGGVFAICDSIQVSDSPDFMSMMENFPAMFHEPYYKHYTTDDLVERLEKAGFRDISTEVHFVSKYWIAHKPSES, encoded by the coding sequence ATGTCTGACACCCTAACAAAACTGGCCTATCAGACTTTTCAGCAGGGCAAAAGTTACTTTGGTCTAGCTCACAAAACTTTAAGTTCGCAGTTGCTGAACTTGATTTATCCTTCTGATAATCAGAATCTTAAACCTCTGGGCCCTGAGATTTTACTAAAACTTCAACAAAAGCTCGATCGACTGCTCGAAGCAGATTGGCAGGATGCCGAACAAGCTGTATATCCCTCCAGCTTGCTTTTCGATAACGCCTGGTCAGACTTTTTTCGCTTCTATCCGGCGATTTTGTTGGATCTGCCGCAAATCAAGCAGCGGGCCAACCAGAAGAGATATCAGGAGTTTTCGCCAGAGATTGAGAAGGTTGGTTATCCCAGCTACTACTTGCAAAACTTCCATTACCAGACTGACGGCTACTTGAGCGATATGTCAGCCAATCTCTATGACTTGCAGGTGGAAATTCTCTTTAACGGCGCAGCAGATGCGATGCGGCGGCGAATTTTAGCTCCCCTCAAGGAAGGGTTGAAAGCTTTTAGTTCGACTGCGCCTCAGCAAATCCGGGTTTTAGACGTAGCTTGCGGGACTGGTCGGACTCTGAAATTTATCCGTGGCGTTCTGCCACAAGCATCCATCTTTGGTATGGATCTTTCACCAGCTTATTTGCGGAAGGCAAATCAGCTGTTATCTGAAAATCCAGATGAATTGCCGCAGCTCCTCCAGGCTAACGTCGAGGAACTACCTTACTTGGATAATTATTTCCATGCAGTAAGTAGCGTTTTTCTATTCCACGAGCTACCTGCGGCGGTGCGTCAGCGGACGATCGAGGAATGTTTCCGGGTGACTAAGCCAGGGGGAGTTTTTGCGATCTGCGACTCAATTCAGGTCAGCGATTCTCCCGATTTCATGTCGATGATGGAAAATTTTCCAGCGATGTTCCACGAACCCTACTACAAGCATTACACCACTGATGATTTGGTGGAACGTTTGGAGAAAGCAGGCTTTAGGGATATTTCTACTGAAGTCCACTTTGTGAGCAAGTATTGGATTGCACACAAACCATCTGAGTCGTAA
- the psaK gene encoding photosystem I reaction center subunit PsaK, whose translation MLNLTLLAAVQSTVPATPAWTPAVGLVMILCNLLAIAIGRFAIKNPGIGPDLPVGKPALFRNFNLPELLATMSFGHIIGTGVILGLTNAGVL comes from the coding sequence TTGCTTAACTTAACTTTACTTGCGGCGGTGCAGTCTACGGTTCCTGCAACACCAGCATGGACTCCGGCTGTAGGATTAGTAATGATTTTATGCAACCTACTTGCCATTGCTATAGGTCGCTTTGCCATCAAAAATCCGGGTATTGGCCCAGATCTTCCCGTTGGCAAGCCCGCGCTGTTTAGGAATTTTAACTTGCCGGAATTGCTCGCCACAATGAGTTTTGGACACATTATTGGCACCGGGGTCATTCTGGGACTGACTAACGCGGGTGTCCTTTAA
- a CDS encoding lipoate--protein ligase family protein, with product MTNSWRLIPLLSAPGRVQMAIDLWLLEQHRKGLHPPTLRFYTWSPPAISLGYHQRRWPEFWRHLTWQGQRVELVRRPTGGRAVLHQGDLTYAVVTSGLTGSRTQVYQTLCEFLIAGWLKLGVELHYGNAGRGYIHNPNCFGTATGADLVSANNCKLIGSAQLCRGNAILQHGSMRLQPDDAFFAQVFDSAAPPPADKPIPDRTEALFQTVIDALSVAAERCFDARLVMQPLSEVEWQAIMTNS from the coding sequence ATGACTAATTCTTGGCGTCTAATTCCGCTGCTTTCAGCTCCAGGTAGGGTGCAAATGGCGATCGATCTTTGGTTGCTAGAACAGCACCGCAAAGGTTTGCATCCTCCTACTTTGCGGTTTTACACCTGGTCGCCACCAGCAATTTCTCTAGGATATCATCAGCGTCGGTGGCCCGAATTTTGGCGTCACCTGACTTGGCAAGGACAGCGGGTAGAATTGGTGAGGCGTCCTACTGGTGGACGTGCTGTGCTGCACCAAGGAGATTTAACTTACGCTGTCGTTACTTCTGGATTAACTGGTAGTCGCACCCAGGTTTATCAAACTCTTTGTGAGTTTTTGATTGCTGGTTGGCTCAAGCTCGGCGTGGAGTTACACTACGGTAATGCTGGGCGCGGTTATATTCACAACCCCAACTGTTTTGGCACCGCCACAGGTGCCGATTTAGTATCGGCTAATAATTGCAAGTTAATTGGCAGCGCTCAACTTTGTCGCGGCAATGCTATTTTGCAGCATGGTTCAATGCGTTTGCAGCCAGATGACGCTTTTTTCGCTCAGGTGTTTGATTCTGCTGCACCGCCGCCAGCAGACAAACCTATTCCCGATCGCACAGAAGCTTTGTTTCAAACTGTTATAGATGCTCTGAGTGTTGCCGCCGAGCGCTGTTTCGATGCTCGGCTAGTAATGCAACCCTTATCAGAGGTGGAATGGCAAGCTATTATGACAAACTCTTGA
- a CDS encoding YbjN domain-containing protein: MTTYQPDAETVATQTLSSNEVVDKLLQEATGVNYVEVIQTVISSMAQEDSAMVSQTEVGHLWKFKYGSVEVFVQLTGSTDDDTLTVWSSVLGLPAKDELQLMRKLLEMNGAETFEARFAIVNDRVVVISSRTVAELSPGEVSRTITIVATIADNNDELLQEQFGQ, encoded by the coding sequence ATGACGACTTACCAGCCAGATGCGGAAACAGTTGCTACTCAAACCTTATCTAGCAACGAGGTAGTAGACAAGCTACTACAGGAAGCAACGGGAGTCAATTATGTGGAGGTGATTCAAACCGTCATCTCCAGCATGGCACAGGAAGACAGCGCGATGGTCAGTCAGACTGAGGTTGGTCATCTGTGGAAGTTTAAGTATGGTAGTGTTGAGGTGTTTGTACAGCTCACTGGTTCGACGGATGATGACACTTTGACGGTTTGGTCTTCAGTGCTGGGGCTACCTGCTAAAGACGAACTGCAATTAATGCGTAAGCTTCTAGAAATGAACGGCGCTGAAACTTTTGAGGCTCGTTTCGCAATTGTCAACGATCGAGTGGTTGTGATATCAAGTCGTACTGTGGCTGAGCTTTCCCCTGGCGAAGTCTCCCGCACCATCACAATTGTGGCTACGATCGCAGATAACAACGACGAACTCTTGCAGGAGCAATTTGGTCAATAG
- a CDS encoding site-2 protease family protein encodes MQAGWRIGSIFGIPVYIDPSWLIILAIFTFANGRDLQLGYPQWGLLMAWGIGFLMAILLFGSVLLHELGHSLVARSQGIKVSSITLFLFGGIASIDRESKTPGLAFQVAIAGPAVSITLFALLGVLTYLLPQSSPAEVLVADLASINLVLALFNLIPGLPLDGGQILKAAVWKIKGDRFQGIHWAARTGQVLGWSAIILSAIAFLNTRDPGTLWIALLGWFVLRNASAYDQITNVQEILLQLTAADAMTSEFRVIDADMKLRLFADNYLLESTQQQVYFAASDGRYRGLVSVEEFRSVERSRWETDTVYSIVKPLNAIDTVEEKTPLVEAINRMETDKLPRITVLSPAGTVAGIIDRGDIVRAMAEKLKVKISEAQIKRIKEEGSYPPGLPIPALAEAAVESLPTQKNQSLSASK; translated from the coding sequence ATGCAGGCTGGGTGGCGAATTGGGTCTATATTTGGAATTCCGGTGTACATTGACCCCTCATGGCTAATTATTTTAGCTATTTTCACTTTTGCCAATGGCCGGGATTTGCAACTAGGTTACCCCCAATGGGGGCTGTTGATGGCCTGGGGGATAGGCTTTTTGATGGCTATACTGCTGTTTGGCTCGGTACTCTTACATGAGTTAGGCCACAGTTTAGTGGCGCGATCGCAGGGCATTAAGGTCAGCTCTATTACGCTGTTTCTGTTTGGGGGGATTGCTTCAATTGACCGAGAATCTAAAACGCCGGGATTAGCGTTTCAAGTGGCGATCGCAGGCCCAGCCGTTAGTATAACCCTGTTCGCACTACTGGGCGTGCTGACTTACCTTTTGCCACAGTCGAGTCCAGCAGAAGTTTTAGTAGCAGATTTAGCTAGCATCAACTTGGTTTTAGCCCTGTTTAACCTTATTCCGGGCCTTCCTTTGGATGGAGGGCAGATTTTGAAAGCAGCGGTATGGAAGATTAAGGGCGATCGCTTTCAAGGTATCCATTGGGCAGCTCGCACGGGACAAGTGCTAGGATGGTCGGCAATTATCTTGAGTGCGATCGCCTTCCTAAACACCAGAGATCCCGGTACACTCTGGATTGCCCTACTCGGCTGGTTTGTCTTGCGGAATGCCAGCGCTTACGACCAAATAACCAACGTTCAAGAAATTTTGTTGCAGCTAACAGCCGCAGACGCAATGACGAGCGAATTTCGCGTCATCGATGCAGACATGAAGCTGCGGCTGTTTGCAGATAATTACCTCCTAGAAAGCACCCAGCAGCAGGTCTACTTCGCTGCTTCTGACGGTCGCTATCGCGGTTTAGTCTCAGTTGAGGAGTTCCGTTCGGTAGAACGCAGTCGCTGGGAAACTGACACGGTTTATAGTATTGTCAAGCCTCTTAATGCGATCGATACCGTTGAAGAAAAGACGCCTTTGGTGGAAGCGATCAACCGCATGGAAACCGACAAATTACCTAGAATCACAGTGCTTTCACCCGCAGGCACTGTCGCAGGTATCATCGATAGGGGTGATATTGTCCGGGCAATGGCCGAAAAGCTGAAGGTAAAAATATCGGAAGCGCAAATTAAGCGGATCAAAGAAGAGGGTAGCTATCCTCCAGGATTGCCAATTCCTGCTCTAGCCGAAGCAGCAGTAGAGTCACTACCAACACAAAAAAATCAATCGCTATCGGCTTCAAAGTAG
- the psaK gene encoding photosystem I reaction center subunit PsaK, which translates to MINSIILGVQSTVPSTPAWSPTIGLVMIICNILGLVIVRFATQDRGSKPPSPIPTLGLPQLLAGTSFGHILGAGVILGLTNVGAI; encoded by the coding sequence GTGATTAACTCGATAATTCTAGGCGTACAGTCTACCGTTCCTAGCACACCAGCTTGGTCTCCCACTATTGGCCTTGTGATGATTATTTGCAATATCCTTGGGCTTGTTATTGTCCGCTTTGCTACCCAAGACCGGGGAAGCAAACCCCCTTCGCCCATACCCACACTTGGTCTTCCCCAATTACTAGCGGGTACAAGCTTTGGTCATATCCTGGGCGCTGGCGTCATTTTGGGATTGACCAACGTTGGAGCTATTTAA